From the genome of Rubritalea squalenifaciens DSM 18772, one region includes:
- a CDS encoding phytoene desaturase family protein, protein MNKKIIIIGAGPGGLTSGMLLAHRGYDVTILEKASVIGGRNAALQAGDYTFDTGPTFLHQKFTLDEVFAETGRNPEDYMDFVKLDPMTTLTWGDISMETSFDQETMTRNIEAAFPGESANYQRFMDDHAKKLQAIFPCLLKPYHKLSSFLSSHLVKALPYVATTKSVMDVLSEYFTDERLKLAFTFQAKYLGMSPWNCPALFSILSYIEYAHGIYHVQGGLSNISAGMAKVFEEEGGELRLNTEVQEIQYDGRRAATVTLTNGEVLKCDDLIVNADYAHARNRIFGPQNEEEESLRKKKYSCSTFMLYLGLDKLYSDEPHHHVLFADDYHQNLRDIQDEQVVSDDMSIYIRNSSVTDPTVAPEGHSQLYILVPTINCRHGQDWEATQQAYKDRILDRIIKRTGMKDLREHIVEERIITPQGWQQADIFMGATFNLAHTLDQMLYLRPHNRMQGFDNIYLVGGGTHPGSGLPTIYESARISSNLICESYGKKRERIDFATEILNTATS, encoded by the coding sequence ATGAATAAAAAAATCATCATCATCGGAGCGGGCCCGGGCGGCCTCACCAGCGGCATGTTGCTAGCCCACCGCGGCTATGATGTCACCATCCTTGAGAAAGCTTCGGTCATTGGAGGTCGCAATGCAGCCCTGCAAGCAGGTGACTACACTTTCGATACTGGCCCCACCTTCCTACACCAGAAGTTCACGCTGGATGAAGTTTTTGCCGAGACTGGCCGCAATCCAGAGGACTACATGGACTTCGTGAAGCTCGACCCCATGACCACCCTCACTTGGGGAGACATCTCCATGGAGACCAGCTTTGACCAGGAAACAATGACCCGCAATATCGAGGCGGCTTTCCCTGGTGAGTCCGCCAACTACCAGCGCTTCATGGACGACCACGCCAAGAAGCTCCAAGCGATTTTCCCGTGCTTGCTCAAGCCCTACCACAAGCTATCTAGCTTTCTGAGTAGCCACTTGGTGAAGGCCCTGCCCTATGTCGCCACCACCAAGTCAGTGATGGACGTTCTCAGCGAGTATTTCACTGATGAGCGACTCAAACTCGCCTTTACCTTCCAGGCCAAATATTTGGGCATGTCCCCATGGAATTGCCCAGCTCTATTCAGCATCCTCTCCTACATCGAGTACGCCCACGGCATCTACCACGTGCAGGGCGGCCTCTCCAACATCTCAGCCGGCATGGCCAAAGTATTCGAGGAGGAAGGCGGAGAGCTCCGCCTGAATACCGAGGTGCAGGAAATCCAGTACGATGGCCGCCGGGCAGCCACCGTCACTCTAACCAATGGCGAAGTCCTGAAATGCGATGACCTGATCGTGAATGCCGACTACGCCCATGCCCGCAACCGTATTTTCGGGCCTCAGAATGAAGAAGAAGAATCCCTAAGGAAGAAGAAGTACTCCTGCTCCACCTTCATGCTCTACCTGGGCCTCGACAAGCTCTACTCAGACGAGCCCCATCACCACGTCCTCTTTGCCGATGACTACCACCAGAATCTGCGGGACATCCAGGATGAGCAGGTGGTCTCTGATGACATGTCCATCTACATCCGCAACTCCAGCGTGACAGACCCGACAGTCGCTCCTGAAGGCCATTCCCAGCTCTACATCCTAGTTCCCACCATCAACTGCCGCCACGGCCAGGACTGGGAAGCTACGCAGCAAGCTTACAAAGACCGCATCCTCGACCGTATCATCAAGCGCACCGGCATGAAGGATCTGCGCGAACACATCGTGGAGGAAAGAATCATCACCCCGCAGGGATGGCAGCAGGCAGACATCTTCATGGGCGCCACCTTCAACCTGGCGCATACCCTGGACCAAATGCTCTACCTACGACCACACAACCGCATGCAAGGTTTCGACAATATCTATCTGGTAGGCGGCGGCACTCACCCCGGCAGTGGTCTGCCCACCATCTATGAAAGTGCGCGTATTTCCTCCAACCTCATCTGTGAGTCTTACGGAAAGAAACGCGAGCGGATAGACTTCGCCACGGAAATCCTCAACACGGCTACCAGCTAA
- the pabB gene encoding aminodeoxychorismate synthase component I: protein MPARLREIELDLKPEEVASGLRHLGGLVYFDSSGNIPGSYGEVVSIIAARPAQVLTGHVSDTSELERVLEEHQAANSPLPHGGLCGWLEYEGAYCFGVYEEMLVYRHADGQWLEVGNLSSAIQSESGNAAVRIGEFRSLMSHEDYVAKVARIREYIAAGDIYQVNLTQKFEADIEGEGDLFELYLALREKSPAPLASYMDLNGREVLSSSPETFLRISGGVIETRPIKGTRPRHEDPDADLRSAYELRSSEKERAELVMITDLERNDLGQVCKFGSVRVEEMLKLEKLEQVYHLVSTVTGELRDGMSHVEALSACFPGGSITGAPKKRAMEIIDELESEPRGLYTGAMGYFGFGAESQFNIVIRTLVRESGKLHYHVGAGIVADSDPEAEYEETLHKARGMREAVQSFLGA from the coding sequence ATGCCAGCCAGATTGAGAGAGATCGAACTAGACCTGAAGCCGGAGGAAGTAGCCTCTGGCCTGAGGCATCTGGGTGGCTTGGTCTACTTTGATAGTTCGGGGAATATCCCTGGAAGTTACGGGGAGGTTGTTTCCATCATTGCTGCCCGGCCCGCTCAGGTGTTGACGGGGCACGTGAGCGATACAAGCGAACTGGAGCGAGTACTTGAAGAGCACCAGGCTGCGAATAGCCCGCTTCCCCACGGAGGCTTGTGCGGCTGGCTGGAGTATGAGGGGGCCTACTGTTTTGGAGTTTATGAAGAGATGCTGGTGTATCGCCATGCAGATGGTCAATGGCTGGAGGTAGGGAATCTGTCCTCCGCGATTCAGTCTGAATCTGGAAATGCAGCGGTACGTATCGGTGAATTCCGTTCTCTGATGAGTCATGAGGATTATGTGGCAAAGGTAGCGAGGATCCGCGAATACATCGCGGCAGGTGATATTTATCAGGTGAACCTCACCCAGAAATTCGAGGCGGACATCGAGGGTGAGGGGGATTTGTTTGAGCTTTACCTTGCTCTACGTGAGAAGTCGCCCGCTCCGCTGGCCAGCTACATGGACTTGAATGGCAGGGAAGTGCTCTCGTCCTCACCAGAAACCTTTTTACGAATCAGTGGTGGTGTGATTGAGACCCGCCCGATCAAGGGGACACGTCCTCGTCATGAAGATCCGGATGCCGACCTGCGCAGTGCCTATGAGCTACGCAGCTCCGAGAAGGAGCGTGCCGAATTGGTCATGATTACGGACTTGGAGCGTAATGACCTTGGCCAGGTGTGTAAGTTCGGCTCCGTCAGAGTGGAGGAGATGCTCAAGCTGGAGAAGCTGGAGCAGGTCTATCATCTGGTGTCCACTGTGACGGGGGAGCTTCGGGATGGAATGAGTCATGTGGAGGCTTTGTCAGCCTGCTTTCCAGGTGGGAGTATCACCGGGGCTCCGAAGAAGCGCGCGATGGAGATCATCGATGAACTCGAAAGCGAGCCGAGAGGTCTGTACACAGGAGCGATGGGCTACTTCGGCTTTGGTGCGGAGAGCCAGTTTAATATCGTGATCCGTACTCTTGTTAGGGAGAGTGGAAAACTGCACTACCATGTGGGTGCCGGGATCGTGGCGGACAGTGATCCAGAGGCTGAGTACGAAGAAACTCTCCACAAGGCGCGCGGCATGCGTGAGGCGGTGCAGTCCTTTCTGGGGGCCTGA